A stretch of Halogeometricum sp. S1BR25-6 DNA encodes these proteins:
- a CDS encoding carboxypeptidase-like regulatory domain-containing protein → MPASDRLGERLGTSTARLSLAVRPVDAFAGTCLRDQLTVRLSGAARPVPSPSGHFLFFDLDETKDPRTVIVTSEDRFLPTEVAVTLADLEPLSPVIEVPLTPAPAYRFPAWATLVRGRVLTAATEPVADATITLSGLDTTGRTDDRGEFVVGLPPLDARDVVERDGRRVVVPAGDPLTVMATHPTLDLVSESTEVTVTEGETVSVSLSLVKHD, encoded by the coding sequence ATGCCGGCGAGTGACCGTCTCGGTGAGCGGCTCGGCACCTCGACCGCGCGACTCTCGCTGGCGGTCCGCCCCGTCGATGCGTTCGCCGGGACGTGCCTCCGCGACCAACTGACGGTCCGATTGTCGGGTGCTGCGAGACCGGTTCCATCGCCGAGCGGTCACTTCCTCTTTTTCGATCTCGACGAGACGAAAGACCCCCGGACCGTCATCGTGACGAGTGAGGATCGGTTCCTCCCCACCGAGGTGGCGGTCACGCTCGCTGATCTCGAACCGCTCTCACCCGTCATCGAGGTTCCGCTAACGCCGGCGCCGGCCTACCGGTTCCCCGCATGGGCGACACTCGTCCGAGGGCGGGTACTCACGGCGGCGACGGAACCGGTCGCCGACGCGACGATCACGCTTTCGGGACTCGATACGACTGGTCGAACTGACGACCGCGGCGAGTTCGTCGTCGGACTTCCTCCGCTCGACGCCCGCGACGTCGTCGAACGGGACGGTCGGCGCGTCGTCGTCCCGGCGGGTGACCCGCTGACGGTGATGGCGACGCACCCGACACTGGACCTCGTCTCGGAGTCGA